One Arthrobacter sp. FW306-07-I genomic window carries:
- a CDS encoding DUF6993 domain-containing protein, translating into MRPTPYQRPNKRAGAALACAVLAFALSGCVAGPSASQPVLGSSEGQGSWPATAAAGATQEPAQAAGSAPGSSRPGGEPLASTSGGVPGTYAAASAAAAEAATDTVKRTVTDTLTKLASGTPKPATGQVSEALTGAGIAPAVLQVSQSRTPTGLEADAIEAAVLQGRDCVIGQVREGAVTVTVLPVLASGKCFVGS; encoded by the coding sequence ATGCGTCCCACCCCTTACCAACGGCCGAATAAACGCGCCGGTGCAGCGCTGGCATGCGCCGTCCTGGCGTTTGCCCTGTCAGGGTGTGTTGCCGGCCCTTCCGCAAGTCAACCGGTACTTGGATCCAGTGAAGGGCAGGGTTCGTGGCCGGCGACGGCAGCCGCCGGTGCAACGCAGGAGCCGGCCCAGGCCGCTGGCTCGGCCCCGGGCAGCAGCCGTCCCGGCGGAGAGCCGCTGGCCAGCACATCCGGCGGGGTCCCAGGCACATACGCTGCGGCCTCCGCGGCTGCGGCTGAAGCGGCCACCGACACGGTGAAGCGCACCGTTACGGACACCCTGACCAAATTGGCAAGCGGAACTCCAAAGCCTGCGACTGGCCAGGTCAGCGAAGCCTTAACGGGTGCCGGCATAGCGCCCGCCGTTCTCCAGGTCTCGCAAAGCCGGACGCCCACCGGACTGGAAGCAGATGCCATCGAGGCGGCTGTCCTGCAGGGGAGGGATTGCGTCATCGGACAGGTGCGCGAAGGAGCCGTAACCGTCACGGTCCTTCCGGTCCTGGCCAGCGGTAAATGTTTCGTCGGATCCTGA
- a CDS encoding dihydrodipicolinate synthase family protein yields the protein MTSLILPSDDGGTREYRLQGGSAWARPTAPLTARRAYAAAHVIPEVLADNTPGAPARLDWDATMAYRHELWSYGLGVADAMDTAQRGMGLDWAATQQLIKRTGVEAASVVTANNAATAGKSVRDLVSCGAGTDQLDIDSLPSGEAGIKAVLEAYREQIAVITEAGPKVILMASRALAKVASGPEDYLSVYSTLLQEVDQPVILHWLGTMFDPALAGYWGSDDVAAATETFLGLIRDNADKVDGLKVSLLDASHEVGLRAALPEGVRLYTGDDFNYPELIDGDGTHHSDALLGIFAAIYPAASVALQNYEAGNAAKAREILDSTRDLGKHIFSAPTFYYKTGIAFMSWLNGKQPGFQMVGGLHSGRSVCHLSRTFELADQAGLLKDPALAAFRMSDYLRINGVGV from the coding sequence ATGACTTCACTCATTCTTCCCTCCGATGACGGCGGCACCAGGGAGTACCGCCTGCAGGGCGGCAGTGCCTGGGCCCGGCCCACAGCCCCCCTGACGGCACGCCGTGCCTACGCGGCCGCCCACGTCATTCCCGAGGTCCTCGCCGACAACACCCCGGGCGCCCCCGCGCGCCTCGACTGGGACGCCACCATGGCCTACCGGCACGAGTTGTGGTCCTACGGCCTGGGCGTTGCCGATGCCATGGACACCGCCCAGCGCGGCATGGGCCTTGACTGGGCCGCCACGCAGCAGCTCATCAAGCGCACCGGCGTCGAGGCAGCCTCGGTCGTCACGGCGAACAACGCCGCAACGGCTGGCAAGTCCGTCCGGGACCTCGTGTCCTGCGGGGCCGGCACCGACCAGCTGGACATCGACTCCCTGCCCTCCGGTGAGGCCGGGATCAAGGCAGTCCTGGAGGCCTACCGTGAACAGATCGCCGTCATCACCGAGGCCGGACCCAAGGTCATCCTCATGGCATCCCGGGCCCTGGCAAAGGTGGCCAGCGGCCCGGAGGACTACCTCAGCGTCTACTCCACGCTGCTGCAGGAAGTGGACCAGCCGGTCATCCTGCACTGGCTGGGCACCATGTTCGACCCCGCCCTCGCAGGATATTGGGGTTCCGACGACGTCGCTGCCGCCACCGAAACCTTCCTGGGCCTGATCCGGGACAACGCGGACAAGGTGGACGGCCTCAAGGTCTCGCTGCTCGACGCCAGCCACGAGGTTGGCCTGCGCGCAGCCCTGCCCGAAGGCGTCCGCCTCTACACCGGCGACGACTTTAACTACCCCGAACTGATTGACGGTGACGGAACCCACCACTCCGACGCCCTGCTCGGCATCTTTGCCGCCATCTACCCGGCCGCCTCGGTGGCCCTGCAGAACTACGAGGCCGGAAACGCCGCCAAGGCACGCGAAATCCTGGACTCCACCCGCGACTTGGGCAAGCACATCTTCAGCGCCCCCACGTTCTACTACAAGACCGGCATAGCGTTCATGTCCTGGCTCAACGGCAAGCAGCCCGGCTTCCAGATGGTGGGCGGACTGCATTCCGGGCGCTCGGTGTGCCACCTGTCCAGGACCTTCGAACTGGCCGACCAGGCCGGCCTGCTGAAGGACCCGGCACTGGCAGCCTTCCGGATGTCGGACTACCTGCGGATCAACGGGGTGGGCGTATGA
- the xylA gene encoding xylose isomerase, with amino-acid sequence MTLSPTPADKFTFGLWTVGWTGADPFGVATRSALDPVEAVHRLAELGAYGITFHDNDLVPFGASASERELILKNFRAALSETGLKVPMVTTNLFSHPVFKDGGFTSNDRSIRRFALSKVLRNIDLAAELGAETFVMWGGREGSEYDGSKDLAAALDRMKEGVDTAAGYIKEKGYNLRIALEPKPNEPRGDIFLPTVGHGLAFIAQLEHGDIVGLNPETGHEQMAGLNFTHGIAQALWAGKLFHIDLNGQRGIKYDQDLVFGHGDLTSAFFTVDLLENGFPNGGPKYDGPRHFDYKPSRTDGYDGVWESAKANMAMYLLLKERALAFRADPQVQEALKTSGVFELGESTLAAGESTADLLADAAAFEDFDADKAAERSFAFVRLNQLAIEHLLGAH; translated from the coding sequence ATGACTCTTTCCCCCACCCCCGCCGACAAGTTCACTTTTGGCCTCTGGACGGTCGGCTGGACCGGCGCCGACCCGTTCGGCGTCGCCACCCGCTCGGCGCTGGACCCCGTCGAAGCCGTTCACCGCCTGGCCGAACTTGGCGCGTACGGCATCACCTTCCATGACAATGACCTCGTCCCGTTTGGTGCCTCCGCTTCCGAGCGGGAGCTGATCCTGAAGAACTTCCGCGCAGCCCTTTCCGAGACCGGGCTGAAGGTTCCGATGGTTACCACCAACCTGTTCAGCCACCCCGTTTTCAAGGACGGCGGCTTCACCTCCAACGACCGTTCCATCCGGCGCTTCGCCCTGTCCAAGGTGCTGCGCAACATCGACCTCGCCGCCGAACTCGGCGCCGAAACATTCGTCATGTGGGGCGGCCGCGAAGGCAGCGAATACGACGGATCCAAGGACCTCGCCGCAGCCCTGGACCGGATGAAGGAAGGCGTGGACACCGCCGCAGGCTACATCAAGGAGAAGGGCTACAACCTCCGCATCGCCCTCGAACCCAAGCCGAACGAACCGCGCGGCGACATCTTCCTGCCCACCGTGGGCCACGGCCTGGCCTTCATCGCCCAGCTGGAACACGGCGACATCGTGGGCCTGAACCCCGAGACCGGACACGAGCAGATGGCGGGGCTGAACTTCACCCACGGCATCGCCCAGGCACTGTGGGCCGGCAAGCTCTTCCACATCGACCTCAACGGCCAGCGCGGGATCAAGTACGACCAGGACCTGGTCTTCGGCCACGGCGACCTCACCAGCGCCTTCTTCACCGTGGACCTGCTGGAGAACGGCTTCCCGAACGGCGGCCCGAAGTACGACGGCCCGCGCCACTTCGACTACAAGCCCTCCCGCACCGACGGCTACGACGGCGTGTGGGAATCCGCCAAGGCCAACATGGCAATGTACCTCCTGCTCAAGGAACGGGCCCTGGCCTTCCGCGCAGACCCGCAGGTGCAGGAAGCCCTCAAGACCTCCGGCGTCTTCGAACTCGGCGAAAGCACCCTCGCCGCCGGTGAGAGCACCGCGGACCTGCTCGCTGACGCCGCAGCGTTTGAGGACTTCGACGCCGACAAGGCCGCCGAGCGCTCCTTCGCGTTCGTCCGGCTCAACCAGTTGGCCATCGAGCACCTCCTGGGCGCCCACTAG
- a CDS encoding acyl-CoA thioesterase encodes MTEAEAGLLAPPSGDPTSSLIELLDLGELEGARTDEDIFLGPSQQQPHHRVFGGQVLAQSLVAATRTVDPERFVHSMHGYFLRPGDANKPITFGVQRLRDGRSFSARRVHAYQDGVPILSMIASFQGDDAGIDHSSVMPAGIPDPESLPSTADLLGKFDHPVARHWAYERPFDIRHVDPPLYVSATGPREARNAVWMKTFGPMPDDSNLHRAALAYASDYTLLESILRRHGLNWTTPGMNVASLDHAMWWHRPARVDEWLLYVQESPSAHGARGLATGKIFNREGHHVASVAQEGMVRIPSLPEDA; translated from the coding sequence ATGACTGAAGCCGAAGCCGGACTGCTGGCGCCGCCAAGCGGAGACCCAACCTCATCGCTGATCGAACTGCTGGACCTTGGTGAGCTTGAGGGCGCACGGACGGATGAGGATATTTTCCTGGGCCCTTCCCAGCAGCAGCCCCACCATAGGGTTTTCGGCGGGCAGGTGCTTGCGCAGTCACTGGTCGCGGCCACCAGGACGGTGGATCCGGAGCGGTTCGTCCACTCCATGCATGGCTACTTCCTGAGGCCGGGCGACGCCAACAAGCCCATCACCTTCGGGGTGCAGCGGTTGCGCGATGGCCGGTCCTTTTCCGCCAGGCGAGTCCACGCCTATCAGGACGGGGTGCCCATCCTGTCAATGATTGCCTCCTTCCAGGGTGACGATGCAGGCATCGACCACTCCTCCGTCATGCCGGCTGGAATCCCGGACCCCGAGTCGCTGCCCAGCACAGCTGACCTGCTGGGGAAGTTCGACCACCCTGTGGCCCGGCATTGGGCGTACGAGCGCCCCTTCGACATCCGGCACGTGGACCCGCCGCTGTATGTCTCCGCAACCGGCCCGCGCGAGGCCCGCAACGCCGTCTGGATGAAGACCTTCGGCCCGATGCCGGACGACTCCAACCTGCACCGTGCCGCCCTCGCCTATGCCAGCGACTACACGCTCCTCGAGTCGATTCTTCGACGCCACGGCCTGAACTGGACCACCCCGGGCATGAACGTCGCAAGCCTGGACCACGCCATGTGGTGGCACCGCCCGGCACGGGTTGATGAATGGCTTCTCTACGTCCAGGAGTCCCCCAGCGCCCATGGCGCCCGGGGCCTGGCCACGGGCAAGATCTTCAACCGTGAGGGCCACCACGTTGCCTCGGTGGCGCAGGAGGGCATGGTCCGGATTCCCAGCCTCCCGGAAGACGCCTAG
- a CDS encoding ROK family protein: MVMPVPAVAGPGGAAPGSVGDVRRNNLALVLGAIAEFPRGTCPSRAQIAGATGLTKASVSSLVLDLLDAGIIREVGLNPQGRGRPGVGLELNPGRAVMGMEINVDYISAAVVDLAGSVLIREVKERDNRNSPDAPVLAALTVLAARVRSAAGEQGVEVLGGGLAVPGLVDPAAARVLTAPNLGWVDVHLDLDALLPETPLGVALFNEANAAALAELRYRPDGASDFLFVSGEVGVGGGIVIGSELFSGPEGHAGEVGHIVVDPDGSHCSCGGTGCLETVAGQDAIFAAAGLAPDAASRSASMSALLQALEAGDPNAVSAVKQAGRCLGIALASTARVVNIQSAVLGGHFAVLEPWLRGPLLDSVQKYAPGKYAPEQVTVSAVGESGALLGAAGSVIRSLVEAPHRLHA, from the coding sequence ATGGTGATGCCGGTGCCTGCAGTGGCGGGGCCGGGAGGCGCAGCCCCCGGCAGTGTGGGGGACGTCCGGCGCAACAACCTTGCCCTGGTCCTGGGTGCAATCGCGGAATTCCCACGCGGCACCTGCCCCAGCCGCGCACAGATCGCGGGCGCCACCGGGCTGACCAAAGCGTCGGTGTCCAGCCTGGTGCTGGACCTCCTGGACGCCGGCATCATCCGGGAAGTAGGCCTGAACCCGCAGGGGCGCGGCCGGCCGGGCGTCGGACTGGAGCTTAACCCGGGCCGCGCTGTCATGGGGATGGAAATTAACGTGGACTACATCTCTGCGGCCGTGGTTGACCTGGCCGGCAGTGTCCTGATCCGGGAGGTGAAGGAGCGGGACAACCGCAACAGCCCGGACGCCCCGGTACTGGCGGCGCTTACAGTCCTGGCCGCCCGGGTACGGAGCGCGGCGGGGGAGCAGGGCGTCGAGGTCCTCGGCGGAGGGCTGGCCGTTCCGGGCCTTGTTGACCCTGCTGCGGCGCGGGTGCTCACCGCCCCTAACCTTGGCTGGGTCGATGTGCACCTTGACCTTGATGCGTTGCTGCCCGAAACGCCCCTGGGCGTGGCGCTCTTCAATGAGGCCAACGCAGCTGCCCTGGCAGAACTGCGGTACCGGCCGGACGGTGCCTCCGACTTCCTGTTCGTTTCCGGTGAAGTGGGCGTCGGTGGCGGGATCGTCATCGGGTCCGAGCTGTTCTCGGGCCCGGAAGGCCATGCCGGCGAAGTCGGACACATCGTGGTGGACCCGGACGGCAGTCACTGTTCCTGTGGGGGGACCGGTTGCCTGGAAACCGTCGCCGGCCAGGACGCCATTTTCGCTGCAGCCGGCCTGGCTCCGGACGCTGCGTCACGGTCCGCCAGCATGTCCGCGCTCCTGCAGGCGCTGGAGGCCGGAGACCCCAACGCGGTGTCCGCCGTCAAACAGGCGGGCCGCTGCCTGGGCATAGCGCTCGCGTCAACGGCCCGGGTGGTCAATATCCAGTCGGCGGTCCTGGGTGGACATTTCGCGGTCCTTGAGCCCTGGCTGCGCGGTCCGTTGCTCGACAGCGTGCAGAAGTACGCGCCGGGCAAGTACGCGCCGGAGCAGGTCACTGTCTCCGCCGTGGGCGAGTCGGGAGCCCTGCTGGGTGCGGCCGGCAGCGTCATCCGCTCCCTGGTGGAGGCGCCGCACCGGCTGCACGCTTAA
- the xylB gene encoding xylulokinase, with the protein MPLVAGVDSSTQSCKVVIRDADTGALVRQGRAAHPEGTEVNPDHWWTALQKAIADAGGLDDVSAVSIGGQQHGMICLDGDGAVIRPALLWNDTRSAGAAAELIESAGGGDPAAGAQYWANATGTVPVASLTVTKLRWLAAHEPDNAAKVAAVCLPHDWLTWRLAGYGPGSGEEGLAALATDRSDASGTGYYSTAEGKYLPDVLTASLGHVPVLPRVLGPLEAAGKTTAGALLAAGAGDNAAAALGAGAGLGDVVVSLGTSGTVFAVSDKPAADPSGLVAGFAAADGHYLPLVCTLNATRIFDATAALLYVDLPEFNRLALSAGPGAGGLTLVPYFDGERTPNLPDATGSLHGITRANYTPANLARAAVEGVVCSLADGLAALQAQGVQPKRILLVGGGAQSVAVQEVAAGLLGTAVTVPQPGEYVADGAARQAAAALTGQFPAWAADAVDLPHGTDDAGVLARYRRFASLYAQG; encoded by the coding sequence ATGCCGCTCGTAGCCGGAGTCGACAGCTCCACCCAGTCCTGCAAGGTAGTCATCCGCGACGCGGACACCGGAGCGCTGGTCCGCCAGGGCCGCGCTGCCCACCCCGAAGGCACCGAGGTCAACCCCGACCACTGGTGGACGGCCCTGCAAAAAGCCATTGCCGACGCCGGCGGGCTCGACGACGTCAGCGCCGTCTCCATCGGCGGCCAGCAGCACGGCATGATCTGCCTGGACGGCGACGGTGCGGTGATCCGTCCGGCGCTGCTCTGGAACGACACCCGCAGCGCAGGCGCAGCGGCGGAACTTATCGAAAGTGCCGGCGGCGGCGATCCCGCCGCCGGAGCGCAGTACTGGGCCAACGCCACCGGTACCGTCCCGGTGGCATCCCTGACCGTGACCAAGCTGCGCTGGCTGGCAGCCCACGAGCCGGACAACGCCGCAAAGGTGGCCGCCGTCTGCCTTCCGCACGACTGGCTCACGTGGCGGCTCGCCGGCTACGGCCCCGGCAGCGGAGAAGAGGGATTGGCCGCCCTGGCCACCGACCGCTCCGACGCCTCAGGCACCGGGTACTACTCGACGGCCGAGGGCAAATACCTTCCTGACGTCCTCACCGCCTCCCTTGGGCACGTGCCCGTCCTCCCCAGGGTCCTTGGGCCTTTGGAAGCGGCGGGAAAGACGACGGCAGGCGCTCTCCTGGCTGCCGGCGCCGGGGACAACGCGGCCGCGGCCCTTGGCGCGGGGGCGGGGCTGGGCGACGTGGTGGTGTCGCTGGGCACCTCCGGCACAGTGTTTGCGGTTTCGGATAAGCCGGCGGCAGACCCCTCGGGACTGGTGGCAGGGTTCGCCGCCGCTGACGGCCACTACCTGCCGCTGGTATGCACGTTGAATGCCACACGCATCTTCGATGCCACGGCCGCGCTGCTGTATGTGGACCTGCCGGAGTTCAACCGGCTTGCCCTGTCCGCTGGGCCCGGCGCCGGAGGCCTCACCCTGGTCCCCTACTTCGATGGGGAGCGGACGCCCAACCTGCCCGACGCCACAGGTTCCCTTCATGGAATCACCCGGGCCAACTACACCCCCGCCAACCTGGCGCGCGCCGCCGTCGAAGGCGTGGTTTGCTCCCTGGCCGACGGTTTGGCGGCCCTGCAGGCGCAAGGCGTGCAGCCAAAGCGGATCCTGCTGGTGGGCGGGGGCGCCCAGTCGGTTGCCGTGCAGGAAGTCGCCGCAGGCCTTTTGGGAACGGCCGTCACCGTCCCCCAGCCGGGTGAATACGTTGCCGACGGCGCCGCACGGCAGGCAGCCGCGGCACTCACCGGACAGTTCCCCGCTTGGGCGGCAGACGCCGTCGACCTTCCACACGGAACGGACGACGCCGGCGTGCTGGCGAGGTACCGCAGGTTCGCCTCGCTGTACGCCCAGGGCTAG
- a CDS encoding IS481 family transposase: protein MSHANALLTPKGRLRLARCIVDDGWPLRRAAERFQVSVTTAARWAARYREHGEHGTGDRSSRPINSPRRTSTRRERRIVAIRVNRRWGPARIGYLLGIHPSTVHRVLSRFGLARLAWMDRATGRVIRRYEHHSPGDLVHVDIKKLGRIPDGGGHRSVGRAAGNRNKTGTAANRRPGHAFLHNAVDDHSRLAYTEILTDEKKDTAAGFWERANAYFESHGITVKRVLTDNGSCYRSYAFKDALGPDIKHKRTRPYRPQTNGKVERYNRTMLDEWAYARPYASEAERVAAFADWLHHYNHHRGHTSLNGQPPASRVTNLSGQYT, encoded by the coding sequence ATGTCCCATGCTAACGCGCTTCTGACGCCGAAGGGACGGCTCCGGCTGGCCCGGTGCATCGTCGATGACGGGTGGCCGCTGCGCCGTGCTGCTGAGCGGTTCCAGGTGTCGGTGACGACCGCAGCGCGGTGGGCGGCCCGTTACCGGGAGCACGGGGAGCACGGGACGGGTGATCGTTCCAGCCGGCCCATCAACTCCCCGCGTCGGACCTCCACGCGGCGGGAGCGGCGGATCGTCGCGATCAGAGTCAACCGGCGCTGGGGCCCGGCACGGATCGGCTATCTGCTGGGCATTCACCCCTCCACGGTGCACCGGGTGCTGTCCCGGTTTGGGCTGGCGAGGCTGGCGTGGATGGACCGGGCCACGGGCCGGGTGATTCGCCGGTACGAGCACCACAGCCCCGGGGACCTGGTCCACGTCGACATCAAGAAACTTGGACGGATCCCTGACGGCGGCGGACACCGCAGTGTCGGCAGGGCCGCCGGAAACCGGAACAAGACCGGTACCGCGGCGAACCGGAGACCGGGTCACGCCTTCTTGCACAACGCCGTCGATGATCACTCCAGGCTCGCCTACACGGAGATCCTGACCGATGAGAAAAAGGACACTGCGGCCGGATTCTGGGAACGCGCCAATGCCTACTTCGAGTCCCACGGGATCACTGTCAAACGGGTCCTGACCGATAACGGATCCTGCTACCGCTCCTACGCATTCAAAGACGCTCTGGGCCCGGACATCAAGCACAAACGCACCCGCCCCTACAGGCCTCAGACAAACGGCAAAGTCGAGCGCTACAACCGCACCATGCTCGACGAATGGGCCTACGCCCGTCCCTACGCCTCCGAGGCCGAGCGTGTTGCCGCTTTCGCCGACTGGCTCCATCATTACAATCATCATCGAGGCCACACCTCACTCAACGGTCAGCCACCGGCCAGCCGCGTCACCAACCTCTCAGGTCAATACACCTAG
- a CDS encoding single-stranded DNA-binding protein, with protein MSETIITIRGFVATEITSSTTPGGVATASFRLGSTARRFDRASRTWGDGHTNWFTVQGYRNLAGTLGCSIRKGQPVIVVGKLKIHTWEKDGRVYHSTIIDAEAVGHDLTFGSANFIRTASRPALSLVEQPPVPDDAAGMDQVPDDLEDHEDEHPEDHGQPAVVIEDSDGALASLDLETGELAEV; from the coding sequence ATGAGCGAAACGATCATCACCATCCGGGGCTTCGTGGCCACGGAGATTACGAGTTCCACCACGCCAGGCGGAGTGGCAACGGCCTCCTTCCGGCTCGGCTCCACCGCCCGTCGTTTTGACCGGGCATCCAGGACCTGGGGTGACGGACACACCAACTGGTTTACGGTCCAGGGCTACCGCAACCTTGCTGGAACCCTTGGCTGCAGCATCAGGAAGGGACAACCGGTCATCGTCGTGGGCAAGCTGAAGATCCACACTTGGGAGAAGGACGGCCGGGTGTACCACTCCACCATCATCGATGCTGAGGCCGTGGGGCACGATCTCACCTTTGGATCGGCAAACTTCATTCGTACCGCTTCCAGGCCGGCACTCTCCCTGGTGGAGCAGCCGCCGGTTCCTGACGACGCCGCCGGAATGGACCAGGTTCCGGATGACCTGGAGGACCACGAGGACGAACACCCCGAAGACCACGGCCAGCCCGCCGTCGTCATCGAGGACAGTGATGGTGCCCTCGCCTCGCTGGACCTGGAAACGGGGGAACTCGCCGAAGTCTAG
- a CDS encoding sugar phosphate isomerase/epimerase family protein, whose product MSDFSRLSINSATTKKWTLAQVVEGCVKAGIPAIGPWRDRVEEAGLDKAARLIKDAGLRVSSLCRGGFLTAADAEGQAAALADNRAAILEAVALDTRELFLVVGGLAPGEKDVVAARQRVADRLADLVPFAEENGVRLVLEPLHPMYAADRALISTLGQALDLAAPFDAGTVGVAVDTFHVWWDPELKTQIERAGRENRIASYQVCDFNMPIAADPLLSRGYMGDGVVDFATIGTWVRDAGYTGDIEVEIFNQEIWDTDGNIVLATVKERYAELVLPYA is encoded by the coding sequence ATGAGCGACTTTTCGCGCCTCTCCATCAACAGCGCCACCACCAAGAAGTGGACGCTCGCCCAGGTCGTCGAGGGCTGCGTCAAGGCCGGCATCCCGGCCATCGGCCCCTGGCGCGACCGCGTCGAGGAAGCCGGGCTGGACAAAGCGGCACGCCTGATCAAGGACGCCGGCCTCCGCGTCTCGTCCCTGTGCCGTGGCGGGTTCCTTACCGCCGCCGACGCCGAGGGGCAGGCGGCAGCGCTCGCCGACAACCGCGCCGCCATCCTCGAGGCCGTGGCCCTGGACACCAGGGAGCTGTTCCTGGTGGTCGGTGGCCTGGCGCCGGGGGAGAAGGACGTGGTGGCGGCCCGGCAGCGCGTGGCAGACCGGCTCGCGGACCTGGTCCCCTTCGCGGAAGAGAACGGCGTCCGCCTGGTGCTGGAGCCGCTGCATCCGATGTACGCCGCTGACCGGGCGCTCATCTCCACCCTGGGCCAAGCCTTGGACCTCGCGGCGCCGTTCGATGCCGGGACGGTGGGTGTCGCCGTCGACACCTTCCATGTGTGGTGGGACCCGGAACTTAAGACGCAGATTGAGCGTGCCGGACGTGAGAACCGGATCGCCTCCTACCAGGTGTGTGACTTCAACATGCCCATCGCCGCAGACCCGCTGCTGTCCCGCGGGTACATGGGCGACGGCGTGGTGGACTTTGCCACCATTGGCACCTGGGTGCGTGACGCCGGGTACACCGGCGACATTGAGGTGGAAATTTTCAATCAGGAGATCTGGGACACGGACGGCAACATTGTCCTGGCCACGGTCAAGGAGCGGTACGCGGAGCTTGTCCTCCCGTACGCCTGA
- the ettA gene encoding energy-dependent translational throttle protein EttA, producing the protein MAEFIYTMTKARKAVGEKLILDDVSMSFFPGAKIGVVGPNGAGKSTILKIMAGLDTPSNGEARLSPGYSVGILLQEPPLNEEKTVLGNVQEGVGEIYGKIQRFNEISEEMASPDADYDTLLEEMGKLQEAIDAADAWDLDSQLEQAMDALRCPPADADVTNLSGGERRRVALCKLLLQKPDLLLLDEPTNHLDAESVLWLEQHLSSYPGAVLAVTHDRYFLDHVAEWIAEVDRGHLYPYEGNYSTYLEKKRARLEIQGKKDAKQAKRLAEELDWVRSNAKGRQTKSKARLARYEEMAAEADRTRKLDFEEIQIPPGPRLGGLVLEAKNLQKGFEDRVLIDGLSFTLPRNGIVGVIGPNGVGKTTLFKTIVGLEPLDGGDLKIGDSVKISYADQSRGGIDPNKTLWEVVSDGLDFIQVGNVEMPSRAYVAAFGFKGPDQQKKAGVLSGGERNRLNLALTLKQGGNLLLLDEPTNDLDVETLSSLENALLEFPGCAVVVSHDRWFLDRVATHILAYEGDDENPSKWYWFEGNFESYEENKVQRLGPDAAKPHRVTHRRLTRD; encoded by the coding sequence ATGGCGGAATTTATCTACACAATGACCAAGGCCCGCAAGGCCGTTGGCGAGAAACTCATCCTTGATGACGTAAGCATGTCCTTCTTCCCGGGCGCCAAGATTGGTGTTGTGGGCCCCAACGGTGCCGGTAAGTCCACCATCCTCAAGATCATGGCCGGGCTGGACACGCCCTCCAACGGTGAGGCCAGGCTCAGCCCCGGCTACAGCGTGGGTATCCTGCTCCAGGAACCGCCCCTTAACGAGGAAAAGACCGTCCTGGGCAACGTCCAGGAAGGCGTTGGCGAGATCTACGGAAAGATCCAGCGCTTCAACGAGATCTCGGAGGAAATGGCCAGCCCCGACGCTGACTACGACACCCTCCTTGAAGAGATGGGCAAGCTGCAGGAAGCCATCGACGCCGCGGACGCCTGGGATCTCGACTCCCAGCTGGAACAGGCTATGGACGCGCTGCGCTGCCCGCCGGCCGATGCCGATGTCACCAACCTTTCCGGTGGTGAACGCCGCCGCGTGGCGCTGTGCAAGCTGCTCCTGCAGAAGCCGGACCTGCTGCTCCTTGATGAGCCCACCAACCACCTGGACGCCGAGAGCGTACTCTGGCTCGAGCAGCACCTCTCCAGTTACCCCGGCGCCGTCCTTGCCGTGACCCACGACCGCTACTTCCTCGACCACGTGGCTGAATGGATTGCCGAAGTGGACCGCGGCCACCTGTACCCCTACGAGGGCAACTACTCCACCTACCTGGAGAAGAAGCGCGCCCGCCTGGAAATCCAGGGTAAGAAGGACGCCAAGCAGGCCAAGCGCCTCGCCGAGGAACTCGATTGGGTGCGCTCCAACGCCAAGGGCCGCCAGACCAAGTCGAAGGCCCGCCTGGCCCGTTACGAGGAAATGGCCGCAGAGGCAGACCGCACCCGCAAGCTTGATTTCGAAGAGATCCAGATCCCACCGGGACCCCGACTGGGTGGCCTGGTGCTGGAGGCCAAGAACCTCCAGAAGGGCTTTGAGGACCGGGTCCTGATTGACGGGCTGTCCTTCACCCTGCCCCGCAATGGCATCGTGGGCGTCATCGGCCCCAACGGCGTGGGCAAGACCACCCTGTTCAAGACCATCGTCGGCCTGGAACCGCTCGACGGCGGCGACCTGAAGATCGGTGACTCGGTCAAGATCTCCTACGCGGACCAGAGCCGCGGCGGCATCGACCCCAACAAGACGCTGTGGGAGGTCGTGTCCGACGGACTCGACTTCATCCAGGTGGGCAACGTTGAAATGCCGTCCCGCGCCTACGTCGCCGCATTCGGCTTCAAGGGCCCGGACCAGCAGAAGAAGGCAGGCGTCCTCTCCGGCGGTGAGCGGAACCGGCTGAACCTCGCGCTCACCCTGAAGCAGGGCGGCAACCTGCTGCTGCTTGACGAGCCCACCAACGACCTCGACGTCGAAACCCTCAGCAGCCTGGAAAACGCGCTGCTCGAGTTCCCCGGCTGCGCCGTGGTGGTCTCGCACGACCGTTGGTTCCTGGACCGGGTGGCCACCCACATCCTGGCCTATGAAGGCGACGACGAAAACCCCTCCAAGTGGTACTGGTTCGAGGGCAACTTCGAATCCTACGAGGAGAACAAGGTCCAGCGGCTGGGTCCCGACGCCGCCAAGCCGCACCGCGTCACCCACCGGCGCCTCACCCGCGACTAG